Within the Thermostichus lividus PCC 6715 genome, the region AGGCGTGAGCCTAGTGTTGATCTCTACCCTAGCCTATGCAACTCTCCCCCCAAGAAAAAGATAAGCTCCTGATTTTTACAGCGGCTCTTGTGGCAGAGCGGCGCAAAGAACGCGGCCTCAAACTCAACTATCCCGAAGCGGTAGCCTACATTTCAGCCGCAATCCTAGAAGGAGCACGGGAAGGGCGCACAGTCGCCGACCTCATGAACTACGGTACCACCCTGCTGAGGCGCGATGAGGTCATGGCAGGGGTGCCAGAAATGCTCTCAGAAGTGCAAGTAGAAGCAACATTCCCCGATGGGACGAAACTGGTGACGGTTCACACCCCCATTCGCTAGCTCCCTTGAGCCTCCAGATAGGCCGCAGCCCCGATGGCCTGCAGGCGGGTATTTTTAGCCGTCACGGTATTCCGCAGCTGCTCGCGATAGGCGATCACTTGGGCTAATAGCTCGGCATTATGACTTGCCAGCAGTTGCACCGCGAGTAGCCCGGCATTCTGGGCATTCCCGATCGCCACGGTGGCCACTGGGATGCCAGCGGGCATTTGCACAATCGAGTAGAGCGAATCAACGCCCTGTAAATGACGACTGGGCACCGGCACGCCAATGACGGGCAAGGGGGTCAACGCCGCAATCATCCCCGGCAAGTGAGCCGCGCCACCCGCCCCCGCAATAATGACCTTAATTCCCCGTTGGTGGGCACCTTGGGCAAACTCCACCATCGCCAATGGGGTACGGTGAGCTGAAAGAATGGCCACATCGTAGGGAATGGCAAACTGCTCACAAATGGCGATCGCACCGTGCATCGTCGGCAGGTCAGAATCACTGCCCATCACAATGGCAACAACAGCGTGGGACATGAAGATACCGTGAAGTTAAGCTGCAAATTCGACACAGTTTGTCATACTACACCGCTAAAGTTAGGATTGGTTCCCGGAAATTTGTATATTTATTGCAAAGGCTTTAATCTTCAGGGCAGTTTTCCTAAAATTCGAGTACCTTGCTGTCCCAGCTTACTCTGGAACGGCACCCCCAACCACAAAGATTCGCTTACTGCCTACCCAAGCCGCGAGGATAGCCCCCATGCCTAACGAGTTGCAAAAGTACCGTTTCGTCTGCACCCTCACCTTTGGGGATATTTACGGTCAGGTGATTGTTTGGCTCATTGTGATTTTTATTGGTCTAGCGGCCTCCGTCACCCTCTACAATAATCCAGTTCAAGCCTTTTTAGTTGGTGGCTTAATCCTAGTGCTAACCCTCCCCTTTTTACTGTTTGCGTTTGTCACCACCTTACTTAACCATATTGAAATGCGCCCAGTGGCGGTCGGCGAAAAGAAAAAGCGTAAGGATGCTGCAGTTGCCTCCTCTGCAGGAGTGGCCCCTGCCAACTAGGCGATCGCCCCCATGCCACCCCCTGAGCCATCCCTATGCTGTATTGGTTAACGTTTTTAGAGACCTTACCTAGGCCAACCCTGCCAGATCCCCCCCGTCCTAGGGTTGAGACCCCTACCGCTACTGCACTGGTGGCCGAGGCACCCCCCCTCATCGTTGGCAATCTGGGTGGGGTAGGTAGCCTGCTGGTTTTTCCGGGGTTGATTGCGGGTATTGTCATCCTTCTGTTGATGAGCATTTGGGCCTATACCCGCGTTTACGTTATTACCCCTAACAACGAAGCCTTTGTGCGCACAGGCGGTATTTTTGTTAAAAAGAAAACCGTCATTCTCAATGGTGGCTGTATTGTCTTGCCGGGGTTTCACGAGCTAACCCGGGTGCCGCTGCGGGAAATTTCCATTGATGTCGAGCGCACTGGCAAGTTAGCCGTACGCACCCAAGACTACCTGCGGGCGGATATGCGAGTGACCTTTTACGTCTGTATTAACGCCACCGAAGAGGATGTGCTAACGGCAGCGGCGCGCCTCTCCCAAAATAATCGGATTACCCCCGAAGATATTAAGAACGCCCTAGAAAAACGGGCCGATGATGCGATTCGGGCAGCAGCAAAGCATAAGTCTCTGGCGGAAATTGATTCGGATAAATTAGGTTTTGCCCAGGAAGTCCTAAATTTGGTGCAACAGGATCTACAAAAAGTTGGCCTAACCCTGAACAACATTGCTATCTCGGAAGTGCAAGAGAGCGACACCTACGACGAAAATAATTTCTTTGATGCCCAAGGTGTTCGCCTGCGCACGGAAACCATTCAACGCTCGATTCAACAAAAGCGGGAGGTCGAGCTTTCGACGCGGGTGGCCATTGAGCAAAAAGAACTGGATGCGCAAAAACGCTCCCTACAAATTCAGGAAGAGCAAGAAGCGGCACTGTTGAGTCAGCGGTTGAAAATAGAAGCCCTCAAAGCCCAGCGAGAGCGGGAAATTGAAGAAGCGAAAGCCGCAGAGGCCGCCGCAACCCAGCGAGCAAAGTTGCTACAAGCACAATTGGTTGAGGAAGAAGAAATTCGCAAAAAGCTAGCGATTCGGCAGAAGGAAATTGAAGCCAGTATCGAGCTTGAGGAAAAAAATAAGCTCCTTAAGGTAACGCAAGCGCAGCAATTGCAAGAAGCAGAAATTGCCGAGATCAATCGGCAGCAACAGGTGGAGGCTAATCGTCTCCAAGCCCAAGTGATGGTGGCCGAGTCTGAACGCTTGGCACGGCTGGCGCAGGAAGATGTGGCGATCGCCGTGGCCACCAAGAAAAAAGAAAGCCTTATGGCCGAAGCGGAGCGGGCGCGGGCAGAATCTGCGGTCACAACGGCCATCGAAGTGGAAAAAGCTGATCGCGAGAAGCATTTGGCCATTATTGCCGCAGAGCGCGAAGCGGCTGAAAAGCGCGTCCTTGATCAGAACGTGGTGGAAATTGATGTGTTCCGCCGTCGTCGCCAAGCCGAAATTGCTCAGCAGGCAGCAGAACTGGAAGCTGAAGCGATTCGCACCCTTGCCGCAGCTAACCGCGATAAAGCCATGGCCGAAGCTGCGGGGCTCGAAGCATTGCTTGCCGCCAAAAATGTCATTAGCACTGCCAACCTAACGGCGCAGGTCATTACTAGCCTGTGGCCGGAGTTAGCAAGCCAGTTACCAGAGGTGCTCAAAGCCCTTTCCCCTCAGCCTGGGGTCATTGGGGATGCTAAGATCTACGCCTTCCCAGGGGCAAACGGTGCGGGTGCGCCAGAGATTAATAAACTGTTACTCTCCACCAGTGGGCTGGCCTTGATCAATGCTCTCTTTGAAGAGGGTAAGCTGGGGGTTTTACTGGCGCAAATTAAACGTCTATTGCAGGATGAAGCATAGTTAGAGCCATGCGGCCAGAGCAGTCAGCACCCCTAACCCCAGCAAAGCAAGCCAAATAAAGGCATTGGGTAAGGGGGTTGCCGGGGGTGGTGGCTCTTGGGGCTTTGGGGATGCCGCGGCGGTCGGTTTAGGGATGCCAGCGTAGGGGGACTCATAGGGGCGATCGCCCACCTGGGAAAGATCGGGAATTTGACTGTACCACTCAGGGCGGCGCTTGAGCTGGGGTGCCTGCAAAATAGCGAGCAATCGCCGACCTTCCTGCCGAGTGTAGCGATCGGGATGGCGCTGTAGCTGCCGACATAGGGCTAAGGCCGCAGCCTGATCTCCTAGGGCACTGTAGGCCATCACGAGCCAAAGATGGATTTCGCCAGTGCAAACAACATTGCCCTCCGCAAGGGTTGCCGCCTGCTCCAAGAGGGTCACCGCTTTAGAATACTCCCCTTTTTCCAATGCTTGCTGCCCCCGCTGCAATAGGGCTGACACTTGATGCTCCATCAAAACAAAAAGTAGCGCTGGGCAAGGGGTAACACGGTGGCGGGTTCACAGGTGAGCAGTTCACCATCGGCGCGCACCTCGTAGGTTTCTGGATCTACCTCAATGTGGGGCAGATAATCGTTTAGTTTCAGGTCAGCTTTCCGGAGCTGGCGAATATGGCGCACCGGCAGTACTGGCTTTTGCATAGAGAGTTGTGTGGGGATATTGTTGGCAATACCCGCCTGAGACATAAAGGTCACTGAAGTGGCCGTACAACAGCCGCCGTAGGCAGCAAACATGGGCTGCATATGCACGGGCTGGGGGGTAGGAATACTGGCGTTGGCATCCCCCATTTGGGCGTAGGCAATCAGCCCTCCCTTAAGCACCAGTTCTGGTTTGACTCCGAAAAAGGCCGGTCGCCACAGGCACAGATCGGCAATCTTACCCACCTCCACCGACCCCACGTACTCCGCAATGCCGTGGGTGATGGCGGGGTTAATCGTATATTTGGCAACGTAGCGGCGAGCACGAAAGTTATCGTGGCTGGCAGCAGCATGGCTGGGGTCGCTGAGGTGCCCTCGCTGTACCTTCATTTTGTGGGCAGTTTGCCACGTGCGGATAATGCTTTCCCCGACCCGTCCCATGGCTTGGGAGTCGGAGGAGATAATACTAAAGGCACCCATATCGTGCAAAATATCTTCGGCGGCAATGGTTTCGCGGCGAATCCGAGACTCTGCAAAGGCTACATCTTCGGGAATGCTCGGGTCAAGGTGGTGGCACACCATTAACATATCGAGGTGTTCATCTAAGGTGTTGATGGTGTAGGGTCGGGTGGGGTTCGTGGAGGAGGGCAGCACATTAGCCTGACCGCAAACCTTGATAATGTCGGGCGCATGCCCTCCCCCAGCACCTTCGGTGTGGTAGGCATGGATGGTGCGGTTTTTGAAGGCGGCGATGGTATCTTCCACAAACCCTGACTCGTTGAGGGTGTCGGTGTGGATGGCAACTTGGATGTCGTAGGCTTCAGCCACACTCAGGCACGTATCAATGGCTGCTGGGGTGGTGCCCCAGTCTTCATGGAGTTTGAGGCCAATGGCTCCTGCTTCCACTTGCTCGTTCAGTCCTTGGGGCTGGCTGCTATTGCCTTTGCCCAAAAAGCCGAGATTGACCGGGAAGGCATCGGCAGCCTGTAGCATCCGATAGAGGTTCCACGGCCCAGGCGTGCAGGTGGTGGCGTTGGTGCCGGTGGCAGGGCCTGTACCGCCGCCAATCATGGTGGTGATACCACATGCGATCGCCGTAACAATTTGCTGGGGACAAATAAAGTGAATGTGGGCATCAATACCGCCAGCGGTGAGGATCATGCCTTCGCCAGCGATCGCCTCGGTGCCAGGTCCAATGATAATATCCACCCCTTCTTGGGTATAGGGATTGCCCGCTTTGCCAATCTTGGCAATTTTGCCGTCCTTAATGCCGACATCGGCCTTGACCACCCCCCACCAATCGAGAATCACCGCATTGGTAATGACCACATCCACAGCACCCTCGGCATTAGGGATAGGGGACTGCCCCATGCCATCGCGGATCACCTTGCCACCGCCAAACTTCACCTCATCGCCATAACAGGTATAATCCTGCTCGACTTCAATGAAGAGTTCGGTATCCGCTAAGCGCAGGCGATCGCCCACGGTAGGACCATAGGT harbors:
- the ureA gene encoding urease subunit gamma, with protein sequence MQLSPQEKDKLLIFTAALVAERRKERGLKLNYPEAVAYISAAILEGAREGRTVADLMNYGTTLLRRDEVMAGVPEMLSEVQVEATFPDGTKLVTVHTPIR
- the purE gene encoding 5-(carboxyamino)imidazole ribonucleotide mutase, with amino-acid sequence MSHAVVAIVMGSDSDLPTMHGAIAICEQFAIPYDVAILSAHRTPLAMVEFAQGAHQRGIKVIIAGAGGAAHLPGMIAALTPLPVIGVPVPSRHLQGVDSLYSIVQMPAGIPVATVAIGNAQNAGLLAVQLLASHNAELLAQVIAYREQLRNTVTAKNTRLQAIGAAAYLEAQGS
- a CDS encoding SPFH domain-containing protein; translation: MLYWLTFLETLPRPTLPDPPRPRVETPTATALVAEAPPLIVGNLGGVGSLLVFPGLIAGIVILLLMSIWAYTRVYVITPNNEAFVRTGGIFVKKKTVILNGGCIVLPGFHELTRVPLREISIDVERTGKLAVRTQDYLRADMRVTFYVCINATEEDVLTAAARLSQNNRITPEDIKNALEKRADDAIRAAAKHKSLAEIDSDKLGFAQEVLNLVQQDLQKVGLTLNNIAISEVQESDTYDENNFFDAQGVRLRTETIQRSIQQKREVELSTRVAIEQKELDAQKRSLQIQEEQEAALLSQRLKIEALKAQREREIEEAKAAEAAATQRAKLLQAQLVEEEEIRKKLAIRQKEIEASIELEEKNKLLKVTQAQQLQEAEIAEINRQQQVEANRLQAQVMVAESERLARLAQEDVAIAVATKKKESLMAEAERARAESAVTTAIEVEKADREKHLAIIAAEREAAEKRVLDQNVVEIDVFRRRRQAEIAQQAAELEAEAIRTLAAANRDKAMAEAAGLEALLAAKNVISTANLTAQVITSLWPELASQLPEVLKALSPQPGVIGDAKIYAFPGANGAGAPEINKLLLSTSGLALINALFEEGKLGVLLAQIKRLLQDEA
- the ureC gene encoding urease subunit alpha; this translates as MSYRMDRQAYAETYGPTVGDRLRLADTELFIEVEQDYTCYGDEVKFGGGKVIRDGMGQSPIPNAEGAVDVVITNAVILDWWGVVKADVGIKDGKIAKIGKAGNPYTQEGVDIIIGPGTEAIAGEGMILTAGGIDAHIHFICPQQIVTAIACGITTMIGGGTGPATGTNATTCTPGPWNLYRMLQAADAFPVNLGFLGKGNSSQPQGLNEQVEAGAIGLKLHEDWGTTPAAIDTCLSVAEAYDIQVAIHTDTLNESGFVEDTIAAFKNRTIHAYHTEGAGGGHAPDIIKVCGQANVLPSSTNPTRPYTINTLDEHLDMLMVCHHLDPSIPEDVAFAESRIRRETIAAEDILHDMGAFSIISSDSQAMGRVGESIIRTWQTAHKMKVQRGHLSDPSHAAASHDNFRARRYVAKYTINPAITHGIAEYVGSVEVGKIADLCLWRPAFFGVKPELVLKGGLIAYAQMGDANASIPTPQPVHMQPMFAAYGGCCTATSVTFMSQAGIANNIPTQLSMQKPVLPVRHIRQLRKADLKLNDYLPHIEVDPETYEVRADGELLTCEPATVLPLAQRYFLF